The genomic DNA GAAGAACGGCATGTAGCTCGAAACTTGCCGTGCGCTGCTCAAGCAGAACAGACGCACGAAATGGACATACAACAGGACGAGCGCCAACTAAGAGCTGTGTACTAGCTTTTCACAAACAGCTGGCTGCGCAGATACAAAGAAACGCGCACGAAACGAACgctcaagtatacacaggacCAGTGCGAATCAGCAGCTCTCACAATTGTTACTTCTTAATATTTCAGCAGTGCACTTCTTTCACAAAGGCGGCCACTGCAGTGAGCGAATTGGCATTTGTGCTCTCCGTAGCTTCAACACAAACTAGCTGTGAAACGTTTAAACCACCCGCATCAAGGGCACGCCCACACGAGCGGCAACGTCTTGCAGAGGCGTGCTCACTCGTGCGGACCGTGGGAACACATTCAGAGGAAAAGCGATGACTTCTAAAGTTAAATCTCAACCGCACTCTTCTCGCTATCTTACCAGTTATGTAAAGTGAACACGCTGAAGTGCCACCGAGCTATGATCACCGTCAACAGAAAATAAAGTACATAAATAGCTCGTCGATCGTTAGTGCACTGATCAATGTGCGTTCCGTGGTGGAGTCGCTTCACTCCACACGCAGCGGAGCTATATATAGGTGTCATAGGTGTGACCCGTGACAACTGAacaatgtttcctttttttcaaatttttcttGGTCATCTGTATACTTCACAACGTATAATCCTTGAGGGTAAGACGTGAGTGGAGCGGTGGTGTACCCCGGCGTAAGACATTTTCGTGTAAGAAAGTTCGTTTCAAATCACAATCGAACCAACCATGAAATACTCTGCTTCGCGTTTCTGATGGTTACCGATTGCAGCGCTAGGCGGCAACCTGGCGGCCGTCTTTAGCTGCAGCTTGTCCAGTTACCTGAACCGGTTGACGCCACTGGGAGACATACCGTTCGGGGAACACGTCTGCGTGGGGCCCCTACAGATGTATTACCAGGGTGGAGAGATGGCCGACGTGGCCTACGTGCTCGTCGGCGTCGTGGTGCCCGGCCAGACGCTGTTCGCCGTGCTCTCTAGGATTCTGCGCTTCGGCAAGGTCTCCATGACCATCACCTTCTTCGCAGCCTACTGTGGTGCATCGCTAGGGCAGGTGTGTCCCCACCGACCATGTTGCGTAATTGCAAAACGCGAAGAATTCACTTATTGTTTAGACACACGAGGAAAacaattgcccgcagcttccctcgggggaacactgaggaggatgcggagcatataattggttaacggggtgttaaagtgcgacttacttgggtcgatggctaaattggttaacgtggttgtgaaatggggtgttaaattgcgacttacttgggtcgatggataaattggttaacgtggttgtaggagggggtgttaaatgagtgaacacgtacacacgtatgcgaaagggcggcgctggtccaagggacgtcgatcattgtgtttgtggattcgttggaattcatttcaccgcgaccttggacgtcgacgcgccgtacaaaccaaccgacgagcagcaactgagcgagcgagcgccgaccttgagtatatatacagcacgacgccgcatgcactgtcagctgttgaatgttctcgaagcgcgacgccacatgcgcgtccactggagaatcaggagaattgtagatgtcgaacgcggtgtgtagaggaggaagggtgcacagattcATCATCAATTCTTTATTCATCAAGTGCGAACATGAAAAAGTTTatgggtacagattcactgggaggtcccaaggtaagaaccgcaggcgggacctcctgcGTGGaggatggtggaggagtgaagcgcgcgcggtgtgtagaggaggaagggatgcacagatggtggaagagtgggcgacggcgcgacggcgcatgcgcgcgcgtcagctgtcgaatgttcgagaagcggtgtggacggcgcggacggcgcggacggcgcactacaaggcgcgagtataagatgctccgcatctaaaacatgaGTATTCCGCACGCAACCATCAGGGCTACGAGCAGCGCTGACAAACACTCCCAGGTGTCGACGCACAGATACACCCGATAAAGTAGACAAGAGGACAACAGCCGCTTTAGTTCAAATCGTTAAGCATTGTACGCCCTATttgatggctgcagccgcggtcTCGGCGGGGCCtggaggaaggaagaaaaaagaagggaGCATCATCACACGAGTGAAGCCCACCGTGTCGGCCCAACACATGATTAAAATGTCAGAGCGTGCGCTGGGTTTTAGTCGCCTCGGTGGCGTTTCGCTTTTAAACCTCCTGCGTGAGCCGGCTGGTCTGCACCGAACAAAAGGATTTAGAATGAAATCTGCCGCGTGCAATACTCCGCAGCGCGCCGCAGTATCGGCAAGAATCGTTACGTACTTGATCTTGGCGTGATATGTCACATGTTGGGCCGACACTGGTGGGTTCAAAACGGGTCAGCTTACCAAAGCTGGCTCAATTACGTCATTCTTTCTTCTCGTGTATGCCATTTAGAATTCTTTCTTTCAACTAATGAAAGGTCAATACAAGATTTACACGTCGCACCTTCTATATTTGTCAGGTTACGATACCAGACACAGGATCTCACTAGCTGTAACTGTAATCGTGACACGTTCAAAATGCTTTCTTTCCTAGAATTAACTGTAGAGGATTGGAACAAATAGCCCGGTAAAAGGGTGATGCAAGATTAACTCTCGCAATTTGAATCTCACCTTTAGTAGGAAGCAATTATCTTCTCTGGCTAGAATAACTTTCGTacgtttattttttctcttttacctCGTGCTAACTCATCTGTTGGACCCCAAAAATGCTGGACTAACGCTTATTGCCCTTTAGGTTTGTTCATTAAAGCACACGTGCGAACAAATTTATTGATTcctgtgtcttttttttattttgatgctCCTATATAATGTACCAAGCTGCCATGATCGTGTACATGATCACAGTGTCAATAAGcgtataagtaaataaatatacaaatacATACCTAAATAAATAAGGAAAAACTGAAATAAATAACTAATGAACTGGCAAGCTTATGTTTCATGTAGGAAAAAAACAGAGATAACTATCACCGAGTGAAACTGGTATTTGCAATTAAACAGAAGCATACTTGACCTTTACCAAATCATTCTTTATCGCGTCCGGTTCTGGTAAAATTAAGCCCGGCGAAAAAATGCGCAGCCTAAGCACCAACAATAAGACATGCTTTCTTAGGGAATTAAACTACGGCTTTGACTCACTTTGACCCTCCACGAGTCGTTGGCGCCATCTATTTGAGAGACTCGTAAACGCACTCTAGGGCACCAAAGGTGAATGATTGTGTCGGTTTTCCCATGTTCGCTGATTCAGTTTCATATATAAACTGCCCATGCCAGCTGGAGgggttttcttttttgcatgacTATATTGGTATCTTTTGTGTTCGTAATTTTCAGTTCAGTTTTTCCCGGGGGGGGGTAATGGCCAAATAAACTTTGGTAGCAATTTTCATCTTTTCAGACTGTCACTAATGCATTACAGAGAAAGATATTATGAGAGCATAAGGGCCTTTGTGCCGTAATTGTCCATCGCCAGTATTTGTATTCGCTATCGcgcgctgtggaaaaaaaaacaagcgaagtAAATAAAAACTCCGAGGCACGACTGGGATTCAAAACCAGGTCCCCTGCCTGCCAGGCCAGTAAATTACCATTAggctacaccggtgcttgaaaCCTCATGCGTGAAACTTCGTTTCAGATTACAACTAGACAGCTTTCATGTCGAGAAAAAAATCGCGTTATTATAAGTAATAAATTGTTCCAGAACAGCGAAGAAACAACCAGACATCACACAATGCCAATAGCATTATGACCAAGAATGCCATAGTGGATGCCTTACTACCACAAATAATTGTTATTTATGGCATAATCGCTACCCTGCAAGTGTATTCGTAGCACTTACACAATGTATGAATAAAAAATGTCTTTAGCAATGCCACtcttgcagcttttgcggtgaCAGTACAGCGCGTCTCGCGcaagcctggtgtttttttttgcttgcacaaGAAGTCACGATGAGGTGCTGTAACTGCCCATCAGTCATTATGGCGTTTTGAGCCAAGCCTCAGGCCTACGCACGATGAATGGAGGATGTGGTGATTTACTTTAGCCGTTAGTTTATCACCAGTCAGTTCATTACTAATAATATTATTGTTCTTGCCTAAGAATTTTTACtgtattattaataatatttatcattatatcattaattttttgttgttgttctatgGGTGGTTTGGCGTTCCGATATGAGTGCAAAAGGCGACGCGGATGCCTCCTAGACAGACGCTTCAACAGACATATTGCAAGCAACACTTCACCAGTGGAATAAAAAGAAAGGCCAGACAAAAAAATACTTTAAGTATCCGGATAATATACTCTATAAGGTAACCCAGAATTGCTTCATCTAGGCACGTTGTTTCCTAGCCGTTCTCAATTTCCCCGATGCTATCCTTATTATGTTCGGCCTTCACCCTCCAaaggttgatatgtggggcttaacgtcccaaaaccaacccTCCAAAGGCCCTTCACGAAGGTATGTAAAGTAAGAGTTCAGAACTAGGGTGTAGTAGTGCGAATCGTAAGCATTGTATACGTAAAAATTCCAACAAGAAGGTACAGAGGTAGGTTATGACAAGCATGAGCAAGAGGCCGTTTCAGACAAACGCCACTCTCTGCAATGTATAACAGAATCAACTCCTTTTTATTTCAGTAGTGATACCTAAAATGACGCGAGAGCCACGGTTACTCTGGAAGCTTGTTTTAATAAAAAGGGCGACAGGAAATGCTGTGAAGAAGAGAGGGGAAATTTTTCAGTACAAGTATAAACTATAGGTCAACGTTATTACACCTAACTAACTACATTAATCGGGCAACAAAGTGTCTTAAAGATTGCTTAGCCACTTTTCGTAATAGCACCTGTCCTATCCGagttccgccacggtggtctattaaTTATGGTGTTCGAGTGTCAGCAGCAGGTCTCTGGATCTTATCCCCTCTGTATCGGCCCCATTTCCGATGGATGTGGGAAACCTATAGGCCCATCTACTTAAATCTAGGTGGACGTTGAAGAAGCACTAGGGATTGGAATTTATGATAATAAAAAATTGAGCCCTCTCCTCGAATGGCACCCTGAAGGAGTGCGAAACATCAGCGTTTAGCATGTGTGGCGGGACGGTTTGAAAAGGCGCTAACGCGGGTCCTGCGTTGAGCACTGGAAGATTcatttgaagcgatggctggcgtatgTCTAGTTTCTTTAGAGGGGACACGGGCGCTGGACCGGAGCAGGCGCGTGTTTCGCCTTGATGATCGCCGCCTTGTgatcggtgaagtgcacgctgagagGATCCTGCAGACATTCGGCGTCGCAGTTGGCTAAAGCCAGATCGATGCGCATTCCTTTTATTGTGGTGGGTGATTTCCGTTCCGCCGACACGCACTTCAGCGAGTGCACGTCTAGCATGTAATCGACGAGCCATTCTTGTCTTCCTCCGCTGACGAAAACGTTGAAACCTCCCACGACTATAAGAAGCACATTGACAGGCCTCACTTCAACAGTCAGCGCCTCCTTCATACAGCGCTGAAGCTGCTCCTTCGGCAGGTTGGAAGTGACGTAGAGCACAAAGATCGACCCGTCACCGATGCGCAAGGCAACTCACTCGAACCAGTTGTGTCTTCAAAAAAGCCCTTATCGTTCTTACACGTCGCCTCTTGTTCGGCTGGCGGAGCCCAGCGCTTGCGTACGGGTGCTTCAGTGGAGGCGTGTGGCGCTTTCGAGACGTTGCCAAACGACGACGACGTCGAGGATTCGTCAGCGTTGGCATTCCACTGTCGGTGCTTGTACTTGGCTTCCTTcactcgcgtctcgtcggtgttgccgacgcgttgaagacgcttgcgcttcgcttccttggcttgcgtctcgtcggtgttaccagcGCGCCTTCTCCATTCCCGCCCTCGCACCTCATCGGTGTCGTTGATCTTTCACTTCCGGCGCTTAAATTTGGCTTCTCTGGCCCGCGCCTTGTCGGTGTTGCCGTTGCGACGTCGCTATGCGTGAAGGCGATCggctctgctaaccctcgcaacgccgaaCAACGCCCGGGTTAGGCCAAATCACTTCAGCGCGTCTTCCGGCGGGCAAAGCAGCTAGCTTCGCTTTCTGGTGTCCTCTCTATTGCAGATGAATGGGCTGAAAGAGCGTTCActatactcggtgacaacttcctgtggcagcacagccaaggctacgaagcccaTACACGCCCTTTTTTACTACGCTTATGCTGTACCACGCTGAAGTGCCTTTGTTTTGGCATACTTCGTCAAATTGTCCGTGGCtgctacgatccacttgttgccggcagatgtCAGCGAAAAGAGCCCCAATAAATCTATTATTATTTGATCGAATGTCACCCTAGGTGGTTCGagtggttgaagaagccccgcgggcttcAGTGGCAGGGATTTGTGGTGTTGACAATCCCGGTGGATTTTCTCGTATCGCTTAACAGATGCGTAAAGCTTACGCCAGTAGTGCGCTTGCCGAACTCGATCGAGAGTTCGAAGGGAACCTATGTGACCAGATGTGAGCTCATCGTGGCAGGCCAGAAGCATGTCGTCACGCAAGTCAGTTGGCACGCCTAGAAGATAAGTTCTCACAATGctgttggagtttttcttatacagggCCCCATCTCACAGGCATAATGACGACAGACTTCGAGAAGTACAATGAGGTATGAAAGAGTTACGTCTTTCTAGTTTTTGATAACTGCACGTATTTCGTGGTTGCGTGCTGTCGTGTAATCAGATCGGTTGTAGTAAGGGTAGTGTAGTACTACCGTCATCTTCGTTGTCATGGCCACAAACATCGACAGGGGCGTGGGACAATGaatcggcatcttcgtgcttgcggctgGATTTGAAAGTGATCGTGAAATCGAATTTCTGCacacgaagactccatcgtgccagtcgcccgCACGGGTCTTGTAGATTGGCTAACgcgcacaacgaatgatggtcgttCACTgccttgaagtggcgtccatgATGGTAAGGCCTAAACttcatcgtggcccatacaacagtGAGGCACGTTtttctgacgtggagtagtttaCGTCGGCACGGGAAAGAGCGTTATCACTTGCAACATGCCCTCTTGTAGTTGGACGAGGTCAACCCCAAGACTCACGTTACTGGCGTCAATATAAATGTTAGTATCAGCATCTTGGTTAAAAGTGAGCGAGGACTCGCGGTGTCTGGAAATGCTcccgtagttcagagaaagctgcgtcctgttcttcctctCGGACGAATTACACGTCTTCACGAGTGAATTGAAtgagcggttcagcaatcctagaaaaattggctataaagcggtgatagtacgcacagagtccTATAAAGCAAGTTGCTACCTTCTTTTCACGTGTAACGAGAAACGAGGTCACGGTGGTGCTTTCGTCAGGGTCTGGTCGAACACCATCCACACTAAAAATATGGCCGAGAAACTTAACTTTTTTATaacagaagtggcatttttctggcgtCAGCATAAGGTTAACAGAGCGGAGTGCTTCTAGCACTGCCTGCAGACGGTTTATGTGCTCCTAAAAGGTGGCAGAAAACATGGCACCATCATTTAGATAAACTAGGCACATGTGCCACGTTgaaccggtaagaacagtgtccttAGTGCTCTGAAATGTCGCAGGTACAGAACAGAAGCCGAAGGGAGGtactttgaattcatataggccctCTGGTATAATGAAGGCGGTTTTTTCGTGTTGttgttcatcaacttcgatctgccagtagccactatTCAAGAACATCGATAAGAAATACTTGGCCAAccgcagtctgtcgagggaatcaTTCATGCGGGGCTGCGGATAGGCGTGTTTTTCAGCTACACTGTTGTTttctgtagtctacgcagaagcgcatTGATCCATCTTTTTCGTTTACGAGAACAACCGGAGATGACTACAGCAGTCTTGGaaggttggataacgtcatcttGCAGCATCCCTTTAACGTGAGAATTTATCACGTCACGTACCTTTGCCAAAACGcagtaagggtgttgttttatgggtgAGGTGTCGGTATATGCAATTATTCGGTATTTGGAAATCAGTGTCTGACCAACCTGCGAGTTAGATGCTAAGCACTCTTAACTctatatagcagttcacgtaccTCAGTCTGTTGCTGTTCCGAGAGGGTCAAATTGACATCACTTCTGCAAGTAACGAAGTCACCTCACTTGGTGTTGGTCGAAGCTTGTCGTCGGCTGAAGTAGATGTGAAACGTTCAGCAATGTCTGCGACAGGGTAAGCTAAAGTGATGGCGGTGTGACAAAACAGGTGCTGGTACTCTttactgaaattagtcacaaTATATTTGTTGGtgcttaacgttccaaaaccactgtATGTATATGCGAGAGACTGTAGAGCACGGCTCCGGAAGTTtgtaccacctgaggttcttgaaCGTTCACCTaaatcagagcacatgggcctcaaacatGGGCCTCAAGCTCATGGGCATCCGTCGAACATACGAACGCTGGGGCTGCGATTTGATCGCatgatgataatatgtggggtttattgccccaaaccaccatatgtatatgaaagGCGCCGTAGTAGATGGCTCCGGATATTTAATCCACCTTagattctttagcgtgcacccaaacctgagcacacgggcctacagaactttcgcctccatcaaaaattcagGCACCGAAATCGAAATACATTCCCACGAcgtgtgagtcagcagccgagtgccctagCGAATAGTACACCTTAGCGAGTGGTGGTGTCAGAATTTCTGAAGCTCTCTGCTACGACATGCCTAATAAATATGTCGTGGCTTTGACACGTGCGACTGCAACTAGTAATATTATGCCGGAACAACCAACACTTACTCGAATCGTGAAGGTGCTGGTATCGCTGTACCTGGCGCGCCTCATCGTGTACCACCTCTGGAACTTGGGCGTCGACCCGGACAACGCGGCCATCCCCTGCCTGACGGGCTGCGGCGACTTCCTTGGCACGGGGTTTCTCACCATGGCCTACGCGTTGCTCTACTACATGGGCGACGAATCGGCCATTCAAGAAGAAGAGCTCCGCTCCTACGTGCACGTGACCACTCAtcttactgcgcatgcgtcgtctTCTACGCCAAGTTACGGCAATTCTACCTTGTCCTAGCGATGCCACGTACTTAGCTCCAGCTGAGTGGACCAGGCGCAGTTTCAGTGCTCATTGCACATTTTGCGCTTTAATATGTGATGACAAGACcactttcttgttttatttttcgttgtttATAAGGTTATTATGCTTTTATCTTTATTACGTCAATTATATTTGCGAAAATGAAAGTTTGCCGGTCCTTTGGTTCTTTTTACTTTGTGCGTGTATGCATGCATACTTCGCAAAGCTCAAGTGTGCTTCGACAACGTACTGATATGATGATATCAGCTACGTGAAGACGTAAGTGTGAGTGTTGCGCAAGTTATATGGGTTTTTGATGCAATATTTTGGATAAAAAAAACTCCACCTTATGTCTTCTTTGTCTCATTTTTACTTGTGATGGTACATTTTGCGAGCACTGTATAGTAATGAACATGAACATTTAGAAGACGTTTTGGGATACATACCAGTGATGAATAACTTGAACTGCCGAAGGCAATGCCGACAATATTGTTACAACATATGAAATTTACGTATGTGCATCTGTGTAGCGGAGAACAGGGTGGTGCGAGACGAAGAGTActttcggttggtggcaagaggaCATTAGTTTTTTTGGTAAGCTACCTGATTTTCACCGATTCCCCAAAGTGTGTGTGATCCTcgagtttaggatctacatctacatctacacCTCTGGTGCGCGTTCATTGTATACcctcgagtcgaccgttacgtcacTTTTGAATAAACCCCTCTCTTAGActtaacagagtggtggaggtggtggttaacagcacatcgacgaaccacggagccacagctgtttgaacttcgccggagcTGTCGTCTTGCCGGTTTGCACCGACAACAACCGTCGTGATGGCTGAGAGGGAAGGTAATGGCTTctcaaccacgcaaaggtcagtgccggctgcacctTAGTATCACTACATGAAACCCCGCCCGTTCACGGGAAGGGCAgaagaagatgtggatgcgtggttGACACATTACCAAAGGGTGAGCAAGTACAACTGCTAGGAtcccaccgaccaactgggaaatttCACGCCGTTTCTCACGGAAACCAccctgatgtggtacgaaaacaatGAAGATTCACGTGTGATCGTTTCACTGAAAAACTcgagaaatgcttcggcgactctgattcgaaaaagaaaagcgtgAAGCACACGTTGGgtcaaagagctcagactcctcGAGAAACGTGTATTACCTACAAAGAggaggttctgatgctctgcTAGATCATATACCCGTATTTGTCTGAAGAGAACATGGTCGGACACCTTCTGAAGAGTATAGcagaggatgtctacaattttttgataggcagagaagacctcactttcgtctccaCCATCcgacgtcactgccgtactttcgagaagctgaagacccgtcttattgccccgaaatttggtaggctggcaaattgTGACAACGGTCACCAGCGTCGATGTGAGCCCGTCCGCCGACCTTGCCGTTACTATTCGGGCCATAGTACGTGAAGAGCTGCCGCGACAAGGTGGTtgggttgacgaaaccattcctcatccgcCTACCAgtccaccctactacacggcggcaccaCTAGCTCCTTTGcaaccatcggtatgtgtgacaGACATCAGTGAAACTAGAACTCcgtggccacgtcgtgactcattcgcagccgaccagcgatatggcccaGGCCTTCGTCACGGCCCCGCTActcagaggtgggcagcccccgctcagcaagctcgtcaccgacccttcacagctgagcggtctgatgatgatgatgatgatgatgatgatgatgatgatgatgacgacgaagaTGATGATCCCTGATACTccggcgcacacccacaaagggggatcggccaagaactgggcggcaggattttaaataaaaggcttatggtttttcaaacacaacgtaacTTTGGACTAATAagaaatatatagaaagaaaagccaaaaactgaaaaaggagtatatcggagcagggagcgatgcaggctatcagatgcgatttgagacgaGGTAAAGAGAGGTCTAAaacgaattatatatatatatatatatatatatatatatatatatatatatatacatatatgcagTTTAAAATGGCAATTGCTTTGTTTCAGTTATGTAGtgaaataccgcagagcagacgtccttGTGGCtgtaaccgaatttaatgctgcgaAATGACataattactgccacatttaattctaatcctgATTTTTCGAGTGGAGCAACCAGGTATTTTTTTCTGCTGATGAGAATATTgacgacagaacaaaaagaaatagTCTATTGTTTCCATTTCTTCACAAGTCTCACATAAAGGTGATGCCTTTAGACCAATTTTATGCAAATATTAATTCAGTTGCgaaattatgtatatatatatataaatatatatatatatatatatatttatttatttatttatatatagatatatatatatataggcagtttaaaatggcaatcgctttgtttcaattatgcaGTGAAATACCGCAGCGCAGACGTCCATGTGGCtgtaaccgaatttaatgctgcgaaatgacaaaattactgccacatttaattctaatcctaaGTTTTcgagtggagctaccaggtattttttccgctgatgagaatattgacgacagaacaaaaagaaatagtctatcgtttccatttcttcacAAGGCTCACATAAACGTGATGCCTTAAGACAAATTTTATGCAAATATTAattcagttgcggaattctgcaacACAGTCTTGTAAAAGTGACTTCCAAGCGCCGTGTTGCGCACCACTGtgtattccagcggcatctttgatgtgcgaaatctcgatatttatccgttgagtagcagtcgtattcatgcaaacagaggtttctaaaccctattgctgtcacgtaagccgtatcaggataaatcgggataaggggaccgctaagacGTACTGTGGCTAGTttatccgccatctcattgagatatatgccacgatgacctggtacccataagagctgcagctTTTttaagtttgtcggtatgagtgttcgaaacatgtgcataagtgttaagttggctcctgaaaatagagcagcacatactgaaaaagaatctgtagttacgactgcttccgattcgccacaaggaagtttccgtaggtccagtacaatagcaaataattctgctatgaagattggtgtgtaatctgggagtctaaaagaaaaagaccagtcaaggaaacgtgagaagatacctggcCCAGCCTTTTAATTTGATACgaatgcatcagtcgcaattatgttgttcatgttcacgtgtgccaagttttgctgcagccgatcatttaaatgtTCAAATGGCATTTACTTTGCGTAAGAGGAATAAATATTTTCAAATTCTATTTGAAGATGTAAATTAAGgtttcttgttgagaaaatatgtttgattttgccGTTCAGTGGGTTccagcagcgcttgaacgaacatgaTCTGTGGGCAGTGTAATTgcgaccaccaagtttcaaaaaataagcttggttctttattaaaagcataaaacgatgctctctggggcacagtgtatagATTTAAAAATGTTTGTATAGTAAAcattttgaatctattcaacaatgacggtagacgcgcttccatgtatagcacattgttagcaacaaacttgggcagtccaagacacagtcgtaaagcctccctttctaatagtattagcggtcttAGTTTATATGTCACACTAACCAAATGTAGGACACAGgcgaattccatgataggacgaatgtacattttatagtccattaccaatgtatttattcaaccccctttttatgttgctgagcttgcgtaaccaccccatggctcgtgttgctttggaccCAATGTGATCAATGTGGCTTTTCCATTTTAACGggctgttatatatgatgcctaagtatttgagtgaatccacctggggaatctggtctgtgccatacatcaaggagatgttgacaggatccttgaacgagaacgctagaagcgcgctttt from Rhipicephalus microplus isolate Deutch F79 unplaced genomic scaffold, USDA_Rmic scaffold_15, whole genome shotgun sequence includes the following:
- the LOC142784779 gene encoding solute carrier family 41 member 1-like; amino-acid sequence: MLSPTPDSSPSETGAHLSIDACVGTALIGRASVPHTAIGSASRDERTMNAQLISTALQVFVPFILADFGSTFAGILLDVVKEWPVYVIVHHIFVVIPPLLGLNGNLEQTLVARLSTQANLGNLNRVREQLPMIFANIALLQCQSTVATFLTCSLAVLKGLAIDSLWDPSHIVVLYAGALAAVNTATLGGNLAAVFSCSLSSYLNRLTPLGDIPFGEHVCVGPLQMYYQGGEMADVAYVLVGVVVPGQTLFAVLSRILRFGKVSMTITFFAAYCGASLGQVLVSLYLARLIVYHLWNLGVDPDNAAIPCLTGCGDFLGTGFLTMAYALLYYMGDESAIQEEELRSYVHVTTHLTAHASSSTPSYGNSTLS